A window of Babesia microti strain RI chromosome III, complete genome contains these coding sequences:
- a CDS encoding hypothetical protein (overlaps_old_locusTagID:BBM_III01350) → MRESFALVSCLALGLCINVEARGLGNNSDESGIGDISEHNTLNNRVESSDASDQIITETNDSKNNASLFSVSTKVELGSPLMVATPFGCAILAQPSDKQAPVENDPLPNVKGEWLSFDFTLSDLSDCTEVTDAILAQLRHQLLSQYPSSTTESPISLHSSSRNASNDENYNFSNALSPNERDVEFREKLSVTMHPTTLDNVYVLRFILLDEPHPLAESNIVKALSALNGDFGDDSSLNGSEDRSNNSNNAQDFDNMSEMSASGIGKEIDLSKKILEELSSSKSESVECMSLAATEKDCKTYSKCDILRLDGKDVCFVSPRTAFWLLETKCALQSKSALLGVAKDLTSAGMLTEENYQTLRSSFDVDHICSTITHSYFANSKRLSSVIPPKAFEL, encoded by the coding sequence ATGAGAGAATCATTCGCACTAGTGTCTTGTCTAGCACTGGGGCTGTGTATAAACGTAGAAGCTCGTGGATTGGGTAATAACAGTGATGAAAGTGGCATTGGTGATATCAGCGAACACAACACTCTTAATAATCGCGTAGAATCCAGTGATGCAAGTGATCAAATCATCACTGAAACAAATGACTCAAAAAACAATGCATCATTATTTAGTGTAAGTACTAAGGTTGAATTGGGGTCACCGCTCATGGTTGCCACCCCGTTTGGTTGTGCAATTTTGGCCCAGCCTAGTGACAAACAGGCTCCTGTTGAAAACGACCCCCTACCGAACGTAAAGGGGGAGTGGCTTTCATTTGATTTCACTTTATCCGATCTTTCTGACTGCACTGAAGTAACAGATGCCATATTGGCGCAACTGAGGCATCAATTGTTATCTCAATATCCATCGAGCACTACAGAATCCCCCATCTCACTCCACAGCTCTTCTAGAAACGCATCAAATGATGAAAACTACAACTTTTCCAATGCATTATCTCCAAATGAGAGGGATGTGGAGTTTAGAGAGAAGTTGAGCGTTACAATGCATCCTACTACACTGGATAATGTATATGTGCTGAGGTTTATCTTGCTGGATGAGCCGCATCCACTTGCAGAGTCTAACATTGTTAAGGCGTTATCTGCATTGAATGGGGATTTTGGAGATGATTCATCGCTAAATGGCAGTGAAGATAGATCGAACAATTCCAACAATGCTCAGGATTTTGATAACATGTCAGAAATGAGTGCCTCTGGAATTGGCAAAGAGATTGATTTGtccaaaaaaatattggaaGAACTCAGCAGCTCAAAATCAGAATCTGTCGAATGCATGAGCCTAGCGGCTACTGAAAAAGATTGCAAAACATATTCAAAGTGCGATATTTTGCGTCTTGATGGGAAGGATGTCTGTTTCGTATCACCTAGGACTGCCTTCTGGCTCCTTGAAACCAAATGCGCTCTTCAGTCAAAATCGGCTCTACTGGGCGTGGCAAAGGATTTAACTTCCGCTGGCATGCTTACTGAAGAAAACTATCAGACCTTGAGGAGCAGTTTCGATGTGGACCACATCTGCAGCACTATAACTCATAGTTATTTTGCCAATTCAAAACGACTTAGTTCTGTTATTCCACCCAAAGCTTTTGAGCTATAA